A genomic window from Arthrobacter sp. FW305-BF8 includes:
- a CDS encoding LamB/YcsF family protein — translation MHAIDLNSDVGESFGRWSLGDDAAMMASVSSANVACGFHAGDPSVIRATCEAAAKSGVVVGAHVGYRDLAGFGRRYMDVDPRELADDVVYQIGALQALAATAGTRVRYVKPHGGLYNAIVHNTAQARAVVDAVKSVDPGLPILGLPGSEVLRLAEEAGLRAVSEAFADRAYNPDGTLTSRSQPGSVLEDPEAVAARVLQMTTGEAITAIDGSGLTINAESVCVHGDSPGAVAMAVAVKRALDAAGITIKAFV, via the coding sequence ATGCACGCAATTGATTTGAACAGTGACGTCGGTGAATCCTTCGGGCGATGGAGCCTGGGCGACGATGCGGCCATGATGGCTTCCGTGTCCAGCGCCAACGTGGCCTGCGGATTCCACGCCGGGGACCCCAGCGTCATCCGGGCAACCTGTGAGGCCGCCGCCAAGTCCGGCGTGGTGGTCGGGGCGCATGTCGGCTACCGCGATCTGGCCGGATTCGGCCGCCGGTACATGGACGTCGACCCGCGCGAACTGGCCGACGACGTGGTGTACCAGATCGGCGCGCTGCAGGCACTGGCCGCAACGGCCGGCACCCGGGTCCGCTACGTCAAGCCGCACGGCGGCCTGTACAACGCGATAGTCCACAACACGGCGCAGGCACGCGCCGTGGTGGACGCAGTGAAGTCGGTGGATCCCGGCCTCCCTATCCTTGGCCTGCCCGGATCCGAGGTGCTGCGGCTCGCGGAGGAAGCCGGGCTCCGCGCAGTCTCCGAGGCGTTCGCTGACCGTGCCTACAACCCGGACGGCACGCTGACGTCGCGCTCCCAGCCCGGTTCCGTCCTGGAGGACCCCGAGGCGGTTGCCGCCCGGGTCCTGCAGATGACCACCGGGGAGGCCATCACGGCGATCGACGGCTCCGGGCTGACGATCAATGCGGAATCGGTCTGCGTCCACGGGGATTCACCCGGCGCGGTGGCCATGGCTGTCGCCGTGAAGAGGGCGCTCGACGCCGCCGGCATCACCATCAAGGCCTTCGTTTAG
- a CDS encoding MFS transporter, with product MANQSAMASAGSRPAVGRKDMYKAFAASLTGTALEFYDFAVYSAAAAIVFPLIFFPASDPVTGTLLAFSTYAVGYISRPVGGIIFGRLGDEIGRKKILVITLMLIGVATFLIGLLPTYGNIGILAPAILVFLRFAQGVGVGGEWGGAVLLSSEFGEPSRRGFWASAAQIGPPAGNLLANGALAVLTLTLSEQAFLDYGWRIAFLISALLVAFGLWIRLKLEDTPIFKAMEARGDQPKAPIREVLTTQRRPLLAAMLSRIGPDVTYALCTVFTLTYGIQELGFDRGQVLVAVLVGSGLQLFTMPLAGAISDRINRRLVYGIAAVAAAVWAYLFFIVLDGRSPVMLVVGTVLGLLCHSFMYGPQAAFVVEQFTPRLRSTGSSLAYTFAGIIGGAIAPFMFTLLQSTFHSWVPVAVYLSVACLLTIVGLAIGRDSNVAEDEEYLNGSTDVVESGTR from the coding sequence ATGGCCAATCAATCCGCAATGGCCTCCGCAGGTTCGAGGCCCGCTGTCGGGCGCAAGGACATGTACAAAGCGTTCGCGGCCAGCCTCACCGGTACCGCGCTGGAGTTCTACGACTTCGCGGTCTACTCCGCCGCGGCCGCAATTGTTTTCCCGCTGATCTTCTTCCCGGCGTCGGACCCGGTGACGGGTACTCTCCTGGCATTCTCCACCTACGCGGTGGGCTACATTTCCAGGCCCGTCGGCGGCATTATTTTCGGCCGGCTCGGCGACGAGATCGGCCGCAAGAAGATTCTGGTCATCACGCTGATGCTGATCGGCGTCGCCACCTTCCTCATCGGCCTGCTGCCCACCTATGGCAACATCGGCATCCTGGCCCCGGCCATCCTCGTCTTCCTGCGGTTCGCGCAGGGCGTGGGCGTGGGCGGCGAATGGGGCGGCGCTGTCCTGCTGTCCAGCGAATTTGGTGAACCCAGCCGTCGCGGCTTCTGGGCTTCCGCGGCGCAGATCGGCCCGCCCGCAGGCAACCTGCTGGCCAACGGCGCACTCGCCGTCCTCACGCTGACCCTGTCCGAGCAGGCCTTCCTGGACTACGGCTGGCGCATTGCGTTCCTGATCTCGGCCCTTCTGGTGGCGTTCGGGCTGTGGATCCGCCTCAAGCTCGAGGACACCCCCATCTTCAAGGCCATGGAAGCCCGGGGCGACCAGCCCAAGGCCCCGATCAGGGAAGTCCTCACCACGCAGCGCCGTCCGCTCCTTGCCGCGATGCTCAGCCGCATCGGCCCGGACGTCACCTACGCATTGTGCACCGTCTTCACCCTGACGTACGGCATCCAGGAACTTGGCTTCGACCGTGGCCAGGTGCTGGTGGCGGTGCTGGTCGGTTCAGGCCTCCAGCTATTCACCATGCCGCTCGCGGGCGCCATCTCCGACCGGATCAACCGGCGTCTCGTTTACGGCATCGCGGCAGTTGCTGCCGCTGTCTGGGCCTACCTGTTCTTCATCGTGCTCGACGGCCGCTCGCCGGTGATGCTCGTGGTGGGAACCGTGCTCGGCCTGCTCTGCCACTCCTTCATGTACGGCCCGCAGGCCGCGTTCGTCGTCGAGCAGTTCACGCCGCGGCTGCGCTCCACGGGAAGCTCGCTGGCTTACACCTTCGCGGGCATCATCGGCGGAGCCATTGCACCGTTCATGTTCACCCTGCTGCAGAGCACCTTCCACAGCTGGGTCCCGGTGGCCGTCTACCTCAGCGTCGCCTGCCTGCTGACCATCGTGGGCCTGGCCATCGGCCGGGACTCCAATGTGGCGGAGGACGAGGAGTACCTGAACGGATCCACCGACGTAGTAGAGAGCGGCACCCGATGA
- a CDS encoding carboxyltransferase domain-containing protein, translating to MGTRTILAVVSGTQDVLALQAALLEAPFPGQQDVLAAAETVMVRAESPAAARRIGQALLELDLMAPAEQAGGLVVIDTVYDGEDLAEVGQLTGLGADGVVAAHTGQVWTVAFAGFAPGFGYMVGENQALEVPRRSSPRTAVPAGSVALAGNYSAVYPRKSPGGWQLIGRTGAKMWDLDRSEPALASPGHRVQFRAVRDVVRLAGQDSQQDDSTPAASRQTVPETTSGLRVLSAGIHSLIQDLGRQGHSALGVSAAGALDRASLRRANRLVGNAPSAAAIETVSGGLRLQAVGDQVLAVAGAPSALTVVTPSASPSETDTDATEPGDAEARQRTVPAAAPFALLDGEILTIGVPDAGFRSYVAVRGGVDAPPVLGSRSTDTMSGIGPEPLAANQLLPAGGAAESGVVGSPEIQPDYPGEDVTLLDIILGPRADWFDQAAIDSLCAQDWTIKPESNRVGMRLQGTPLERSRTGELPSEGTVAGAIQMPPEGLPVLFLADHPITGGYPVIGVVVDHQLDLAAQVPIGGSIRFRIAPEPAAPAGSSEETSHEQTPERKASN from the coding sequence GTGGGAACACGCACGATCCTCGCCGTGGTCTCCGGAACGCAGGATGTCCTCGCCCTGCAGGCCGCCCTCCTTGAGGCCCCGTTTCCGGGCCAACAGGATGTCCTGGCCGCCGCGGAGACCGTCATGGTCAGGGCCGAATCCCCCGCAGCTGCACGGCGGATCGGGCAGGCACTCCTGGAGCTGGACCTCATGGCACCGGCGGAGCAGGCCGGCGGCTTGGTGGTCATCGACACCGTGTACGACGGCGAAGATCTCGCCGAAGTGGGGCAACTGACGGGCCTCGGTGCCGACGGCGTGGTCGCAGCCCACACGGGTCAGGTCTGGACTGTTGCCTTCGCGGGCTTCGCACCCGGCTTCGGGTACATGGTGGGCGAGAACCAGGCGCTGGAGGTTCCGCGCCGGAGTTCCCCGCGCACTGCCGTCCCGGCGGGATCGGTGGCGCTGGCCGGCAACTATTCCGCGGTCTACCCGCGCAAGTCGCCGGGTGGCTGGCAGCTTATCGGCCGCACGGGAGCCAAAATGTGGGACCTCGACCGTTCTGAACCCGCGCTGGCCAGCCCCGGGCACCGGGTGCAGTTCCGCGCCGTCCGTGACGTGGTCCGGCTGGCAGGCCAGGACAGCCAGCAGGATGACAGCACCCCAGCCGCCAGCCGGCAGACAGTCCCTGAAACCACCTCCGGACTCCGTGTCCTGTCGGCCGGGATCCACAGCCTCATCCAGGACCTTGGCCGGCAGGGGCATTCGGCCCTTGGCGTCTCCGCCGCCGGTGCGCTGGACCGCGCGTCGCTCCGCCGGGCCAACCGCCTCGTCGGGAATGCGCCGTCGGCCGCCGCCATCGAGACGGTATCCGGCGGGCTGAGGCTCCAGGCCGTCGGTGACCAGGTCCTGGCCGTTGCGGGGGCGCCGTCGGCGCTCACCGTTGTGACGCCGTCGGCCTCCCCCAGCGAAACGGACACCGACGCGACGGAACCCGGCGATGCAGAGGCGCGGCAGCGCACCGTTCCGGCGGCCGCGCCGTTCGCCCTGCTCGACGGCGAAATCCTCACCATCGGTGTTCCGGACGCCGGCTTCCGCAGCTACGTCGCTGTCCGGGGCGGCGTGGACGCACCGCCGGTCCTGGGCAGCCGCTCCACGGACACGATGTCCGGAATCGGTCCCGAGCCGCTGGCAGCGAACCAGTTGCTGCCAGCAGGCGGCGCCGCCGAATCCGGCGTCGTGGGCAGCCCGGAAATCCAGCCTGACTATCCCGGCGAGGACGTCACCCTGCTGGACATCATCCTCGGACCGCGCGCGGACTGGTTCGACCAGGCCGCGATCGACTCCCTCTGTGCCCAGGACTGGACAATCAAGCCGGAGTCCAACCGCGTAGGCATGAGGCTGCAGGGAACACCCCTGGAGCGGAGCCGCACCGGTGAGCTTCCCAGCGAAGGAACGGTGGCCGGAGCCATCCAGATGCCGCCCGAAGGCCTGCCCGTGCTCTTCCTCGCCGACCATCCCATCACGGGCGGGTATCCGGTGATCGGCGTGGTGGTGGACCACCAGCTCGACCTGGCCGCCCAGGTCCCGATCGGCGGCAGCATCCGCTTCCGCATCGCGCCCGAACCTGCCGCCCCCGCCGGCTCCTCCGAAGAGACTTCACACGAACAGACTCCAGAAAGAAAAGCGAGCAACTGA
- a CDS encoding putative hydro-lyase: MSQEYAISQSNGLVAPAEARRQFRSGLVTPTSGWSDGYTQANLIAVTADYAEEFLEFCRLNPKACPVIDVIPAGKFESSLAAGSDIRTDIPAYRVWEDGVLSAEVPDATPLWRDDMVGVLIGCSFTFEAALASAGIPLRHTEMGRNVPMYRTSIECTPAGRIHGPMVVSMRPMPAEMVETAISVTAEVPKVHGAPVHVGSPEDLGIADISRPDFGDAVDIRPGEVPVFWACGVTPQSAVMASRPAFAISHAPGHMFITDIPESTYRVPAGH, encoded by the coding sequence ATGAGCCAGGAGTATGCCATCAGCCAGTCGAACGGACTCGTGGCGCCGGCCGAAGCCCGCCGGCAGTTCCGCAGCGGTCTGGTCACCCCCACCTCCGGCTGGAGCGATGGCTACACGCAGGCGAACCTGATAGCGGTGACGGCCGACTACGCCGAGGAATTCCTCGAGTTCTGCCGGCTCAACCCCAAGGCCTGCCCTGTCATCGACGTCATTCCTGCCGGGAAGTTCGAAAGTTCCCTCGCCGCGGGTTCGGACATCCGCACCGACATCCCCGCCTATCGGGTGTGGGAGGACGGCGTCCTTTCCGCCGAGGTCCCGGACGCCACCCCGCTCTGGCGGGATGACATGGTGGGTGTGCTGATCGGCTGCAGCTTCACCTTCGAAGCCGCCTTGGCCAGCGCGGGCATCCCCCTGCGCCACACTGAAATGGGCCGCAATGTGCCGATGTACCGGACCAGCATCGAGTGCACCCCGGCAGGGCGGATCCACGGCCCCATGGTGGTCTCGATGCGTCCGATGCCGGCCGAGATGGTGGAAACCGCCATCAGCGTCACCGCGGAGGTGCCGAAGGTCCACGGCGCGCCAGTCCACGTCGGATCACCAGAGGACCTGGGCATTGCGGACATTTCCCGCCCTGACTTCGGCGATGCCGTGGACATCCGGCCCGGAGAAGTACCGGTCTTCTGGGCCTGCGGCGTCACGCCCCAGAGCGCCGTGATGGCGTCCCGGCCGGCCTTCGCGATCAGCCACGCCCCGGGGCACATGTTCATCACGGACATCCCGGAAAGCACGTACCGCGTGCCGGCAGGGCACTAG
- a CDS encoding carbon-nitrogen hydrolase family protein translates to MRLAVAQIVSSADLTANLELVRDYATRAKAAGAELVVFPEAAMRAFGNPLAEIAEPLDGPWATTVRAIAAELGIAVVVGMFTPGAGGRVRNTLLVTGLGIDTSYDKIHLFDAFGFAESDSVDAGTSPVTFEVNGTVIGLATCYDVRFPALFTANARAGAAVNIVCASWGAGEGKAEQWDLLVRARAVDSTTFVVACGQGDPASIGLPSAGTAPTGIGHSAVISPLGSPLVALGGEPELAVVDIDPAIIPEVRGKLPVLANTRSF, encoded by the coding sequence ATGCGTTTAGCAGTCGCCCAGATCGTCAGCAGCGCCGACCTCACCGCCAATCTGGAACTGGTCCGAGATTACGCCACCCGGGCAAAAGCGGCAGGCGCCGAACTCGTGGTGTTCCCCGAGGCCGCCATGCGCGCCTTCGGTAATCCGCTGGCGGAAATCGCTGAACCGCTGGACGGGCCGTGGGCCACAACGGTACGGGCCATTGCCGCGGAACTGGGCATCGCCGTCGTCGTTGGCATGTTCACGCCCGGGGCGGGAGGACGGGTGCGGAACACCCTGCTGGTGACCGGCCTCGGCATAGACACGTCCTACGACAAGATCCACCTCTTTGACGCGTTCGGCTTTGCCGAGTCGGATTCGGTGGATGCGGGAACATCGCCCGTCACCTTCGAAGTCAACGGCACGGTGATCGGCCTGGCTACCTGCTACGACGTGCGCTTCCCTGCGCTGTTCACGGCCAACGCGAGGGCCGGCGCCGCCGTCAACATTGTCTGCGCGTCCTGGGGTGCGGGCGAAGGAAAGGCCGAGCAGTGGGACCTGCTGGTCCGCGCCCGGGCCGTGGACAGCACCACGTTTGTGGTGGCCTGCGGGCAGGGCGATCCGGCCAGCATCGGGCTACCGTCCGCCGGCACCGCGCCCACCGGGATCGGCCACAGCGCCGTGATTTCCCCGCTGGGTTCTCCACTGGTGGCGCTGGGCGGCGAACCCGAACTTGCCGTGGTGGACATTGATCCGGCCATCATCCCGGAGGTCCGCGGAAAGCTGCCCGTGCTGGCGAACACCCGGAGTTTCTAG
- a CDS encoding GntR family transcriptional regulator: MATVNPSSGVARLRVAVPAVATRVASELRLQIAEGALLPGTKLKEEALSEELGVSRNTVREAFAELASERLVVRQPNRGVFVASLEVSDIHDVYAVRRAIEVSAVRGGGSADSIAAVRAAVEEGKRAAAAGDSEGLGSANAHFHGALVAMAGSERLNVIMSQVLAEMRLFFHKASIDGGFYQDYLADNDRICSALEAGDNDLAAERLLSYLARSEEHQAAVHTS; encoded by the coding sequence ATGGCCACAGTCAATCCGAGTTCAGGCGTAGCCCGGCTACGCGTCGCCGTGCCCGCGGTGGCCACCCGCGTTGCGAGTGAGCTGCGGCTCCAAATTGCCGAAGGTGCGCTTCTTCCCGGGACGAAGCTGAAGGAAGAGGCGCTCTCCGAGGAGCTCGGGGTTTCACGCAACACCGTCCGCGAGGCGTTCGCCGAGCTCGCCAGCGAGCGCCTGGTGGTCCGCCAGCCGAACCGCGGCGTCTTCGTCGCCAGCCTCGAGGTCAGCGACATCCATGACGTCTACGCCGTCCGGCGCGCCATCGAAGTCAGCGCCGTCCGCGGCGGCGGGAGTGCCGATAGCATCGCCGCCGTGCGCGCAGCCGTGGAGGAGGGGAAGCGCGCTGCCGCGGCCGGCGACAGCGAGGGGCTGGGCAGTGCGAACGCGCATTTCCACGGCGCCCTCGTGGCGATGGCCGGCAGCGAACGCCTGAATGTCATCATGTCGCAGGTGCTGGCTGAAATGCGGCTGTTCTTCCATAAGGCCTCCATAGACGGTGGCTTCTATCAGGACTACCTGGCTGACAACGACCGGATCTGCAGCGCCCTCGAAGCGGGGGACAATGACCTCGCGGCCGAGCGCCTCCTGTCTTACCTCGCCAGGTCCGAAGAGCATCAGGCCGCAGTCCACACGTCCTAG
- a CDS encoding acetyl/propionyl/methylcrotonyl-CoA carboxylase subunit alpha, translating into MHKVLIANRGEIAVRIARACDDAQLASVAVYADIDADAMHVIAADEAFSLGGNSPADTYLNIDKLLGAAAASGADAVHPGYGFLSENADFAQAVLDAGLAWIGPTPEAIRQLGNKITAREIAVRAGAPLVAGSDGPVESAAEARTFAEEHGLPIAIKAAFGGGGRGLKVVRNMEEVEEAFDSAVREAVAAFGRGECFVERYLDRPRHVEAQVLADTHGNVFVVGTRDCSLQRRHQKLVEEAPAPFLSHGQRTQIYDAAKAVCREAGYSGAGTVEFLVAADGTVAFLEVNTRLQVEHPITEETTGIDLVQEQFRIAAGERLSLTEDPAPRGHAFEFRINAEDVGRGFLPSPGTISEFTAPTGPGIRLDTGVRSGSFVAPQFDSLLAKLVVTGADRQQALRRARRALAEISIGGVATVLPFHRAVVEAADFTSETGLDVHTRWIETDFADSIPADPDFSAAGPAGRRRTITVDVDGRRLAVGLPADLLDGWARSGQALPGGLGASPAAGSPDGGSGTSDPAELRAAMSGTIVKWLVEPGAEVAAGDPVVVLEAMKMETSVPAHRGGVLSGVAAGRGDVIAAGSVLALIG; encoded by the coding sequence ATGCACAAGGTCCTCATTGCCAACCGCGGCGAAATCGCCGTCCGCATCGCCCGGGCCTGCGACGACGCGCAGCTGGCCTCCGTGGCTGTGTATGCAGACATCGACGCGGACGCCATGCACGTCATCGCCGCGGACGAGGCCTTCAGCCTCGGCGGCAACTCCCCGGCGGACACCTACCTGAACATCGACAAGCTCCTCGGTGCGGCGGCCGCATCCGGAGCCGACGCGGTCCACCCCGGGTACGGTTTCCTGTCCGAGAACGCGGACTTTGCGCAGGCCGTGCTGGATGCCGGACTCGCGTGGATCGGGCCGACTCCGGAGGCCATCCGCCAGCTCGGCAACAAGATCACCGCCCGCGAGATCGCCGTCCGCGCCGGCGCCCCGCTCGTGGCGGGCAGCGACGGGCCGGTGGAATCCGCCGCCGAGGCCCGCACCTTCGCGGAGGAGCACGGGCTCCCCATCGCCATCAAGGCAGCCTTCGGCGGCGGCGGCCGCGGCCTCAAGGTGGTGCGGAACATGGAGGAGGTCGAGGAGGCCTTCGACTCCGCCGTGCGCGAGGCGGTGGCTGCGTTCGGCCGCGGCGAATGCTTCGTGGAACGCTACCTGGACCGGCCACGCCACGTCGAAGCGCAGGTGCTGGCCGATACTCACGGCAACGTCTTCGTCGTCGGAACCCGGGACTGCTCCCTCCAGCGCCGCCATCAGAAGCTGGTGGAGGAGGCCCCGGCGCCGTTCCTCAGCCACGGGCAGCGGACACAGATCTACGACGCCGCCAAGGCCGTCTGCCGAGAAGCCGGCTACTCGGGTGCCGGGACAGTGGAGTTCCTGGTCGCCGCCGACGGGACCGTCGCGTTCCTCGAGGTAAACACGCGGCTGCAGGTGGAACACCCCATCACCGAGGAAACCACCGGGATCGACCTGGTCCAGGAACAGTTCCGGATCGCCGCCGGTGAGCGCCTGTCCCTTACGGAAGACCCGGCTCCGCGCGGCCATGCCTTTGAATTCAGGATCAACGCCGAGGACGTGGGGCGCGGCTTCCTGCCCTCCCCCGGCACCATCAGCGAGTTCACCGCACCCACCGGTCCCGGCATCCGGCTGGACACCGGGGTCCGCTCCGGCTCCTTTGTGGCACCGCAGTTCGACTCGCTGCTGGCGAAGCTGGTCGTCACCGGCGCCGACCGCCAGCAGGCCCTGCGCCGCGCCCGCCGGGCACTGGCCGAGATCAGCATCGGCGGCGTGGCCACCGTCCTGCCCTTCCACCGGGCCGTGGTGGAGGCAGCGGACTTCACGTCCGAGACCGGCCTGGACGTCCACACCCGCTGGATCGAGACCGACTTCGCCGACAGCATTCCGGCCGATCCGGACTTCAGCGCCGCCGGTCCCGCAGGCCGCCGGCGCACCATCACGGTGGACGTGGACGGCCGCCGGCTCGCCGTCGGGCTTCCGGCCGACCTGCTGGACGGATGGGCCCGTTCGGGGCAGGCGCTTCCGGGCGGACTGGGTGCCTCGCCGGCCGCTGGCTCTCCCGACGGCGGGTCCGGCACCTCCGACCCGGCCGAACTGCGCGCCGCCATGAGCGGCACCATCGTGAAGTGGCTCGTGGAGCCGGGCGCCGAGGTGGCTGCCGGTGATCCCGTGGTGGTTCTGGAAGCGATGAAAATGGAGACCAGCGTCCCCGCCCACCGGGGCGGCGTCCTCTCCGGCGTCGCCGCCGGCCGCGGTGACGTGATCGCCGCCGGCTCGGTTCTGGCACTCATCGGCTAG